The following are encoded together in the Dickeya lacustris genome:
- a CDS encoding YqcC family protein, whose protein sequence is MNNNLEVRQALFAIEQALKHSQLWQAVAPDEAAFASQEPFCIDTMAAEQWLQWVFLPRMHALLDNGGPLPQRLAILPYFEVALNDSAQSVTGLLAQLGRFDALFENH, encoded by the coding sequence ATGAATAACAATCTTGAAGTTAGGCAAGCGTTGTTTGCCATTGAGCAGGCGTTAAAACACAGCCAGCTGTGGCAGGCCGTTGCGCCTGATGAGGCGGCTTTCGCCAGTCAAGAACCCTTTTGTATCGATACCATGGCTGCTGAACAGTGGTTGCAATGGGTGTTTCTACCCCGTATGCACGCGTTGCTGGATAATGGCGGCCCTCTGCCGCAACGGTTGGCTATCCTGCCTTATTTCGAGGTGGCATTAAATGACAGCGCACAGTCAGTGACCGGGCTGCTGGCGCAGTTAGGCCGCTTTGATGCCTTATTTGAGAATCATTAA